One Melospiza georgiana isolate bMelGeo1 chromosome 12, bMelGeo1.pri, whole genome shotgun sequence genomic window carries:
- the NSDHL gene encoding LOW QUALITY PROTEIN: sterol-4-alpha-carboxylate 3-dehydrogenase, decarboxylating (The sequence of the model RefSeq protein was modified relative to this genomic sequence to represent the inferred CDS: inserted 1 base in 1 codon; deleted 3 bases in 3 codons) gives MATRLRSAGRSCTVIGGSGFLGQHMXEQLLAKGYSVNVFDIQQGFQSEQVTFFLGDLCDKEALLPALQGVSVVFHCASPAPFSDNRELFYKVNFMGTKAVIEACKEAGVQKLVLTSSASVVFEGTDIKNGSEDLPYAQKPIDYYTETKILQEKEVLSANDPDNNFLTTAIRPHGIFGPRDPQLVPILIQAAQSGKMKFIIGDGKNLVDFTYVENVVHGHILAAEKLHKGSPLCGKAFHITNDEPIPFWTFMSRILTGLDYDPPKYHIPYWLAYYLALLLALLLALLRPLVTIKATFTPMRVALAGTFHYYSCERAKRAMGYSPVVGLDEAIARTVQSYPSLRRARA, from the exons ATGGCCACACGCCTCAGATCG gctggcaggagctgcactgtgATCGGGGGCTCGGGGTTCCTGGGGCAGCACA gtgagcagctgctggccaagggCTACAGCGTCAACGTCTTCGACATCCAGCAG GGCTTCCAGAGTGAGCAGGTGACCTTCTTCCTGGGAGACCTGTGTGACAAGGAG gctctgctgccagccctgcaa ggGGTGTCTGTGGTGTTCCACTGTGCCTCACCAGCCCCCTTC AGTGACAACAGGGAGCTGTTCTACAAGGTGAATTTTATGGGAACCAAGGCAGTCATTGAAGCCTGCAAAGAAGCTGGAGTGCAG AAATTGGTGTTAaccagcagtgccagtgtgGTTTTTGAGGGCACAGACATAAAAAATGGCTCAGAAGATCTGCCCTATGCACAAAAACCCATTGATTACTACACAGAGACCAAGATCCTGCAGGAGAAG gaggTGCTCAGTGCAAACGACCCAGACAACAATTTCCTCACCACTGCAATCCGTCCCCATGGAATCTTTGGTCCCAGGGACCCTCAGCTGGTTCCCATCCTCATCCAGGCAGCTCAGAGTGGCAAAATGAAGTTCATCATTGG GGATGGAAAGAACTTGGTGGATTTCACCTACGTGGAGAACGTGGTGCATGGGCACATcctggctgcagaaaagctgcacAAAGGCTCCCCCCTGTGTGGGAAG GCCTTTCACATCACCAACGATGAACCAATTCCCTTCTGGACCTTCATGTCCCGCATCCTGACCGGCCTGGACTACGACCCTCCCAAGTACCACATTCCCTACTGGCTGGCCTATtacctggccctgctgctggccctgctgctggccctgctcaggccCCTGGTGACCATCAAGGCCACCTTCACTCCCATGAGGGTGGCCCTGGCTGGCACCTTCCACTACTACAGCTGTGAGAGGGCCAAGAGGGCCATGGGCTACAGCCCCGTGGTCGGCCTGGACGAGGCCATCGCCAGGACTGTGCAGAGCTAC
- the LOC131088638 gene encoding centrin-2-like, whose translation MEGRGIEAAGSEAGGMACGFKKPSLAAAAQRKKANPKLELPEEQQREIRDAFELFDTDGSGSIDVKELKVAMRALGFEPKKEEIKKMISDIDKEGTGKISFSDFLAVMSQRMAEKDSKEEILKAFKLFDDDETGKISFQNLKRVAKVLGENLTDEELQEMIDEADRDGDGQVSEQEFLRIMKKTGLY comes from the exons ATGGAAGGGCGCGGTATTGAGGCTGCCGGGAGTGAAGCCGGCGGGATG GCCTGCGGCTTTAAGAAGCCGTCGCTGGCGGCCGCGGCGCAGAGGAAGAAGGCGAATCCCAAGCTGGAGCTGCCGGAGGAGCAGCAGCGGGAGATCCGCGACGCCTTCGAGCTCTTCGACACCGACGGCAGCGGCAGCATCGATGTCAAGGAGCTGAAG GTGGCCATGAGGGCCCTGGGGTTTGAACCTAAGAAAGAAGAGATCAAGAAAATGATCTCAGACATCGATAAGGAAGGGACAGGAAAAATCAGCTTCAGTGACTTCCTGGCAGTGATGTCACAGAGAATG GCTGAAAAAGATTCCAAAGAGGAGATTCTCAAAGCTTTCAAACTCTTTGATGATGATGAGACTGGAAAAATCTCTTTCCAAAACCTCAAACGTGTGGCCAAAGTGCTGGGGGAGAACCTCACTGATGAAGAGCTGCAG GAGATGATTGATGAGGCAGATCGGGATGGGGACGGGCAAGTGAGCGAGCAGGAATTCCTGAGGATCATGAAGAAGACTGGCTTGTACTGA